aaaataaacgtGAACAAATTAAGTCAGCTACAGAATTAGATAAAGAACCAAATTTGTTAAAACATTATGTCATTGAGGGTTGGCCGGAAAAAAGAGAGCAATTAAATgaagaaaccaaaaaatattggGAGTGTAAAGAATTGATAACAGTACACGACGGAGTACTATATAAATCAAACAGGATAATTGTACCAGAAAGTTTAAAAAGTGAAATGTTGAAAAGGATCCATTTTAATCATATGGGTatcgaaaaatgtaaatatagagCTAGAAGCagtttatattgggtaggtatgAATAAGGACATAGAAGGAGTTGTGAATAAATGccaaatttgtttaaaatatagaaaaacaaacaCAAAAGAGCCGCTTGAGTGTTCGGAGGTACCAGATAAACCTTGGCAGGTGGTAGGTAcagatttgttttattttcaaggaaaaaattatgttttgataGTAGATTATTTCTCTAAATTTGTAGAATTTGTAATGATACCAAAACTAACTAGTAGTAACACAATTAATGCAATCAAAAGTAATTTCTCTAGGCATGGGGTACCTGAAACCATTAGATCTGATGGCGGTACTCAATACACATCAGAAGagtttcaaaaatttataaaagagTGGcatataaaacacataatatcgAGCCCTACTAATGCACAATCAAATGGAATGGTAGAAAGACATatccaaacaataaaaaaaaatgttgatcaaGGCAGATGAGGATAACAAAGATGTATATCTAACGTTATTAGAATATAGAAATACACCAATAAGTAAAGATTTAGCATCCCCTGCTGAAATATTAATGGGTAGGAAAATAAAAGGGTTGTTACCTATAGAAGATGAAAAAGGGAAATATGTGGAGGTGAGAGAAAAATTGatagaattacaaaataaacaaaaacagtaTTATGATAGAAACGCTAAAGGATTAAAAGAGTTAAAGGAAGGGGATAAGGTTTATTTACAAAAAGAAAGAAATGGAAAACAGTGGAGTCCaggagtaataaaaaataaaatagatggTAGAAGgtcatatattgtaaaattagatAAAGGGGGAGAATTGTGGAGAAACAGGAGACTATTACATAAGACACCAGAAGTATTAGAGAATAAAAATGGAGAAAAGAACAAGGAAAATAAGAATGTAATAGATAGAGAAGGAAGGACTGAATATAAAAGAAAGACAAAAAAACCTGgaaaatttaaagattttaagatgtaataaataatcaaatatattgtgtaattttaaaattatgtttttaaactattgttttattttgattatgtttttaaaattatgtttttaaactattatgttttattttgattatgttttattttttattgttttatttttatttttttaattgtcttgtaaaatgatgttttaatttaattttgtaattaactAAAAAAGGGAGATGTAATGATAACAGAGTtatcaattagaatttagaGGTTAGTTCAATATACACTACAcatgaaatataatagttattcaaCTGACGTGCActcattaatttactatataatttaagtaattaatgtaatgttgtactttttgttaaataaataataaataaatctacaCTTGACTCATCTGGTGTTCCACAAGGAAGTCACTTATctccaatattatttatcaaaagtgCATCTAAGGTTTTGTCTCATAGCTTACTGCTCTATTTTTCTGATGATATGAAGATTTTTATGCAAATCAACCCTCTAGAACAGGGGTCGGCAACCCGCGGCCCATGGGCCGCATGCGGCCCGCGTAGCAATTTTATGCAGCccgtgataataatttatagttagtttaaaaatattatacaacacgtTATCTTTGCTGATAAAAATTGGGATTTCTCACGAGAAGttagttatacaattattgaacaaaaatagatattatgtatagaaacaTTGTACACGTTATCTACGTTTCGTTAAAcatcgataataatttattatacaaaacgaAATACGACTTATCCTTATACTTATAGTATTACTGAATTGATTTTCTAGTGAAGTGTAATCGTCTCAATTCTGTGTTTCAAATTTTTGTACGTGTAACTCTATGGCTCCTAAACGAAAAATTAACGATGAGCATCGTATTTTTAAAGAAGATTGGACcaaacttttcttttttatcgAACACGGTGGTaagttattatgtttaatttgtaataaaaccATAACAGTAATGAAAGAATACAGCGTCAGGCGACATTACGACAATGAGCATAAAGCAAAATTTGAAAACTTAACTGGTGAATtaagacaaaacaaaataaaacattttttaacatctCTTAGTAGCcagcaaaatattttcaaatcccAAAATACACGTAACGAAGCGTCTGTACGAGCAAGTTATGTAGTTGCTGAAATGTTGGCAAAAAACAATCGCCCTTTTACTGACATTGAGTTTTTTAAAAAGTGCATGTTAGCTGTAACGAATGAAGTATGTCcagaaagaaaaaaactatttgaagAAATTAGTCTTTCGACTCGAACGTATGTGAGGCGAACTGAGGAATtgggaaataatttattttcccaATTAAAAGATATCATACCGTCATTACACTGTTTTTCGATAGCTATTGATGAGAGCACAGATATTTCTGACACAGctcaacttttaatatttatacgtggTATAGACAAggagtttaatatttatgaagagTTAGCAGATATATTGTGTAGTATAAAAGGCACTACAACAGGtgaagatatatttaaaaatatagaaaattcaTTCGAAAAATTAGGGCTttcgttgaaaaaattaataagtattactaCTGACGGAGGAAAAAATATGAGTGACATACATAAAGGTTTTGTTGGGAGAATTAAGACTAAAATGATtgataatacatttgaaatgcCCATGGTTTTTCATTGTATCATACACCAAGAGGCACTATGTTGCAAAGTCTTGGCTTGGAAAAATGTCATGGATACAGTTATATCAACCATAAACTATATACGAAAAAATGGGTTAGCTCATCGACAATTCCAACAGTTTTTGGAAGAAATTGAAGCTGAATATGgtgatgttatttattttacggaAGTTCGTTGGTTAAGTAGGGGTGCAgctttaaaacgtttttttactCTTAGAGAggaaatacatatatttatgaatgaaaaagaaaaaaatgttcccCAATTATCGGATAAAAAATGGATACTCGACCTTGCTTTTTTAACTGACATGACCACATTTTTAAAggaattaaatgtaaaattacaaGGGAAAGAAAAACTATTACCGGATATGTACtctgatataaaatcatttacggtgaaattaaaattgttttacaagcatattgatgaaaaaaaattagatcatTTTGTTTGTTGTAAAAAAGCCATGGAAACATTTCAACAGGAAGAagttaaagtaaaatttatgagtatcattgaaaaattacaaaatgaatTTGCAACCAGATTTTCTGATTTGTATTCAattgacttcaaaattaaattatttcagaaCCCGTTTGTAGTTGATATTGATGACGTTGAAAGCTGTTTACAAATGGAAATTATTGAGTTGCAAAGTAACGAATGTCTTACAACCGCTTTTCgtgattgtaataatttaattcagttTTATTCGAGTCTCTGTGAAACAAAAtttagcaaaataaaatattttgctaaaaaaatgttgaccaTATTTGAGAGCAAACTTTTTCCCTAATGAAATATCGGAAAAGCAAATATGCTTCGCGATTAACCGATGGTCACTTAAACGCTGTATTGAGAATTTCTACATCGAAAATAAAACCTGCTATCAATACACTTGTTGATGCTATTCAAACTCAAAAatcacattaatttttatttatttattttttccaatattatactatattttactatgtatttttttattattattattacgtgtaattattattataactttgttTGTAGATACCTCGATAATTAATGTACCAATCAGTGatgtacttaaataaattaaattttaaattactacaatatttcgtttaaataaaataaggtgtattcaaatattttggcccgtgaaaaaatttatttttattttttggcccTTGACACCAAAAAGGTTGCCGACCCCTGCTCTAGAAGATTGTCATAGGTTACAAAATGACCTTGATAATTTTGCTGAGTGGTCGCAGTCATTAGGCCTGACGcttaaaaatttcatataatgtCATTCTCCAGAAAGCGTTCTTCTATAAAATGGGCCTATGAATTATCCTGAATTATTTCACGTGTTGATTTTATCGTTTACTTGGGTTTTAGGTTCAATAATTGCCTCATCCATGGACCTCATATTGATATGATATGCTGTAAAGCCTACAGAATACTTGGATCTATGAAATGCTAGCCCAGGATTTTaaactttgtttatttttaaaaaccctACAACCGACTCTATAATACGGCGCTGTTTTGTAGGATTCACATACCTCTGGTCCCTCTCGACAAATTGAAATGGTTCCTAATCTGTGCTGGTTTTATCCATATTCAACATCGACCTAATAACCATAACCCCATCTCTGATGTACTTGACAGTTTACACTGAAACACTTGCAAAACGGAGACACTCGGATGGACTTAAGTTCTGAAACGAGATATTATCTGGAAAAACTGCTGTACCATTctgtcttaatttaatttaatttaaagtccCTTAACGTCATTTTCGACACTCTGTTTCTTTCTATGTTCCTCTCTAGTTAACGAACCAATTAAAAGACTGTTATCACTTCCCAATGTCAATACTTCCCAACTTACTTTAGCTatctgatattatatatttaaatctacttcataattatttttcttctgtacatatatacacattagcattttaacattatatatatgtcGACGCCAGATaatgctttaattttaattgtaaattgtcaCCACCGTATCGCCATATATCCCTCCACCGACCGgctcacacacacactcgcacgCATACCtgagtattgtttatttttatttttatattgttctagATATGATTTAATATGTAGATTAGGCCGCGACGCGGTATCGGTCACATAGGCCGCCAAAAATGCGTCAGTACGGGTTTCGTAGTGTAAATGAAACACCCATTATTACGTGCGCAAATCGCCGTTTTGTAGTTTaacttatagttttttttttgtcggcaCGAATTGCCAGTATAAGATTGTATATGTTGGCGCAAATCGccacgtaaattattattgtatttttttgtacgGTGcgcttattaatattattattgtttttatagccGAGTGCGCTGATTGTCGCGgcgtagtattatattatttcgttcgGCGCTAATCGCCGCCCTTATTATTGTTgcgacatattattaatatagtgtgTGTCGCATAGTATTAATAGATATTTGTTGGGCCAAGAGGGCcacgtaaaattattattattatattgttgtcaaggcgcgaatcgccaaaattattattattattatattgttgtcaaGGCGCGATtcgccaaaattattattttattattatatttttttatcttgtgtgtgtgtgaaaccttatttttcattatatagcTAGGACCAGCTGGCCAGACTGCGCTCCACAAACTGTgagttattttatcattatatttttgtaatattaattattatcgtgccAGAAGGgccgtataaatattatattttatcttggtCGTGAGGACCACccattcattatatatattataccttttatTATAAGTTTTCTTTTAagcacacactcacacaaatacacacatacacactacATTCATATTACCAGTGGCGTAGTTATGGTGGGGGCGGATGAtggggatagatcccccccagagccttttttttttaaaaatgtttaatgtattgacatataaaatatatattataataatataatataatatattataattacggaTTTAATCCACCATGTCCTTATCTTGGctctcaaattatatatttcgcctatcatattatcattcatGATACATTCATACAATCATAGTACGTGAAACGCAACACCATAGATTAACCAAGTGTTTTTCctacaaatacaaatttctaTTTATAGACATCTGTGGTTTTTTCGATACGTAATAATTGTGATGATAAACTGATAACCACTGACGCAAAACGACCGTTGTTTGATGTGACGACGTCTTTTACTACacacgtaatattatagttaatagttttacataGTTTTCTAATTGTTGACGCCTCTGTGActgtttatgttaaaatttatatttccatAACTGGTGCAGTGGTGCTACACGCCTAcacatttagtattttagtatgaATATCACTAATGAGCATGAGATTAACAAAAGAAAGAATACTattctttctttttttgtaaaaaaatcaaaagctGACGAAGTAAACGAAGATGAGGTAAGATCagtgttacatttaaaaatgaacttttagtaatatttagtGGTTGAACAGTTAGCCTTGTGTGTTAgatatgttgaaaaaaataaaaatgtgaatgaagattttttaaaatttattcctGTTCAAAGTTTGACAGGCAAAAATTTAGCAGATTCTATATTGAatggtaattgaaaaaaatatggcttacattttttaaaacaatttattttgatattttaatttggtaTAATAGGATTAATGAGTTGTGGGGTTGACTGCAACTATTTATATGGACAAGGTTACGATGGTGCAAGTAATATGGCAGGCGACATGCAAGGCGTTCAAGCCCACGTTAGAGCAATGTATCCTAAAGCATTGTACATACATTGTGCAGCTCATTCTTTAAACTTGGCTGTCTCAACAGCTAGTAATATTAAACCTATAAGGAATTGTTTGGGAATTATAGAGAAGTTGTACGTTTTTTTCAATACACCCAAACGTAACAATGTTCTTCTGTCTTGTATTGAAAATAGTGATACTGATATGAAAGTGAAAACTCTTAAACGTCTTTGTGCCACAAGATGGGTACAAAGATATGATGCGGTTCATGATTTTGTGAAAATGGATGCGGAAacttactacaaaataactgtTTTTATACCATATGTTGATTATTTCAAAACTGAATTGGAAAATAGATTTTTGGCACACTCAGACATTTTCAAaggtagtttaataatataatattatatagtaatattaacaaatattatttattagtgtatttgaaattgttttacatttttagggtTTGAGAGTTTATTTTCTTCCAATGTAATTTTGACTGAAGTTGAAGAAACTTCATTTAAGAAATTGGTTGAATTTTACCAACCAGATGTGGAAAACTTAGATATTTTACTGGTTGAGCTAAAGTTGTGGAGGCGCAAACTAAGCAGATCATCTTATACTGTATCAAAATCAGCTCTTCAAGCGCTTATTGAATGTGATGCTAATCTatttcctaatatatttttattaatcaaaattttatgtaCATTGCCTGTATCCACTACAACACCTGAGCGGATGTTTTCATccctaaaaagaataaaaacatatttaagaaataccatGTCTGAAGTAAgactaaaaatcaataattttttattcattgtcaTAAACCGATTgtcattacattttcataataattaattaataatccttatttgttattaaacagGATCGATTGAATGGATTAACTATGTGGGCTGTCCACAAAAACGTACACATTGACACAGAGGAGATAATAAACGAGTTAGCCAAAAAACCTAGGaaattggattttattttataaattataaaatttatggaaataaaatttttgtattaatgtaaCTATGTAtagaattatgtttaaaaaaaaaaaacctgttagGGAGGTGTGGGGGGCTTTGGCCTCCACTTTACGTTTatccaattaattaaatatcccCCCCCAGAACCAAATCATAACTACGCCACTGCATATTACGTAGCTCGTCGGTACTCGTGAGGTGATCCCGACCGCTGCCGACTGAGTTactcacacacaaacacaccaTAGGTCATAGTGTACAAGAGTCGGTAGGTGATTAGTGGTGCGCGCGAAGTATATCTGGTGTCCGggcatacttaataatatttttaatacccgGCACATTCaatatatatctaaaaaaaatagtgttatCGTCGTGGTGTTCTTAAAAGAATCAAtacgtaatatgtatattatgttgtttgtaaaattatcactataatattgtttatatatgttTACTTTTGTCAAAGGGCTAAGcccgtaaataaaaataaaaaataaaaaaataaaataaatacctatagctGAAGTTTGTTAcacatttaagatttaaataataaagatagtTAGGCCTAATTGTGCTATAATATCATGATTACAgtgcataaataaattataaaacaaattatatattacactaatATGAATTCCCTTACCTCGGCAATCtagatatacaaataaaactgaattaaataaataaaatgacatTTGAATATGATGAATGTCACTGAGAAGGCTAGATAGGCTAGTCGATCATTCGAGAACATCTCGAGGGTCCACTAACATTTTGGGCTGGTAGgagaaaatactaaatagccGCAATGTCATATAACGATTTTTTTGACTGCTATATAGGACGGTGCccgggtaaaaaaataaatgaatttttatgaataaaaatattttgttttgttttctcgATAATTTTTTGCCGAATCGACCGGTGACACTGCGATTTGACAATATCTCTTTATAATGTTGTTATGaagttactattttatttattatagaatactGTCAACAAATGTGATAACTACTgggttatactatataatatacatatactatgtattatatgatatcatgtcttataatattatacccgtcAATATTATAGAtggttgattaataatttttgttttgcaaATATCTAAGACTTTCATTATGATGAATTTTATGgctattgtgtacctacctatttaaaaattgactaaTGAATAACAAAGACGTATTACAAACTTTGGTCGGGTTACAGACAATAGGACCATACCTTGATATAAGATGACGCATGCTAATTAAAATCTTAGACATTTTAGGATTAAATAAGAAACAATTCAGTtctttaaataaagataaaattaagtataaacagtcgttaattttattgtgtatagagtTTATACCTATGTTTCAAAATTTTCCtttcaccgtgcaataagaGGGTTGTCAAAAGGCAAGGTTTACCACATATTTAAGATTTGAGTGAATGAATGTCATGTTCAGGCTCTACAGCTTATATCCTTGCAGCCGTaagttaacatataatatatgctttTCTACAGCTGAatcgtacatttttataatattagtcattACACCCTCTCTAAAACTATGATGGTAACGACGTTGTTAgcataaatatagaaaattttcgatttttattgaTGCAAAGTCTTGTAGAACTTACACACatcataatatgtgtgtgtaggTTATCATCGTGGATGATACTGTGACGTGCTTTGCCGAGAGTGATTGTGCCACCAGTAGGTGTTATGGTGTGCTACGTTATACCATGGAATAACGAGCTAATTGTGTCATGACTCATGAGCACTGTCGGCATGGCACGTCACAATACGGTCACCCGAGACATGTTAATTTACAGGTCACGCAGTCTTGCTACGGCACGGGCAACGTATGAATAATGGAATGGCTATCGGATAGGTTACACGACGTATGGAATTAGATAGGTCGGCGTTTTTCTAATCATTATGATGAAATCTTGAAAACTTACTTGtaacttctaaaaaaaaatgcattaaatatattatttctcgtTATAGTACATGATATACGatgcacctatattattatgattgatttatttgatgaatcaaacaattttaaatcaaaatgtataaacagtCGTACATTTTATTGGTTATAGCTATGTTTCGAAATCGCCCtttcaccgtgcaataagaaGTTTGTCAAGATGCCATGTTTTATCACATATTTAAGATGTGAGTGAATGAATGTCATGTTCAGTCTCTACAGCTTATATTCTTGCAGCCGTaagtaaacatataatatacgtttttatacGGTTGAATCGAACATTTGTATAACATTAGTCATTACATCCTCTCTAAAACTATGATGGTTACGACGTTGTTAGTGTAACGGATAATATCCGTTTGTTCACAGCATATATTAGATAATCAGCatagattattaattaaaaagtataataaataatagtactgCGGGCGAACACAATAAAAATTTGGCAATTGTCAAATACGGTAGATACACCACCATGGTAGGGAAGGATGTCAGCTGAATTGTCATATTGTTCCAGGAGTaacacaatacatattttaatcttaaatgttcaatataaaaaaccaCTCCATGAATCATGCGATGACAAGATATGGataggtttatatatattaaactagaAACAAATACATAGTATCTAATGAATGTGTGGCGTTCATGGGAACAACGATATTACTATTGCACGACTAAACGTGCAAGATACAGATAACGACTTTATGCAATATGGATAAGTCGATAGGCAAGGGTGGAGGTAGGAGGGTAGGATACCTTATAAAACCAGACCCTAAACGGCCTGTAGGCAGACGTGATCACCCATTGCACTCATGAGGATCTTCACGTCGCACAGCatagtaattgtattatttggacTTAGAATAATTTCACCgaagaacattttaaataaacaccTTAACTTTTCAACGAGTATATATTTCATTCAACCCTAAGAAGAAAATCCTCATCAcaacggtcttgctacctgcaaccgGTAATCAACACAATCAACCCGATTGTTCGTTTACCACATTAGCATAACGAACGAAAATCATCGCgtttttcaaatcattaacgaatcgtaataataaatatgaaacatTAGATGATTAACATATACATATTCTAAAGTTTTAATGTTATCCTAATATCTTTTGAGTAAAATGAGTAGAAAATTAGTGAATGCCACATTATATTAGTAAGTAGTATGTATAGTAAGGGACATGAAAAATGGCATGTAACTATCCCAGTGGTAAAATCGTCTAATGTGTTCTCAAACCTCAATAACCAGTTCACATATCACGTTGCACGCGCTAATGATACAGCTGGTTGAAAACCATTGTCTTCTGGTGAGGTGCGAGTGGCGGTACAGCCAAAGTCACACGCTACTTTTTGTTTCCccgacaataattataaattagtaaattcaAAGTATTATCCGaataaatcatttaacaattgttaaaaattgtcTTTGTACGtactttaaacttaaatttattgtGACAAAGCGGActgtacatatatttattttcacgcTCTAAGAGCAATGATGTCGCGCTAACAAAAAATTTGTAACTGACTAAATCAACTTGATCaagaatgaaaataaattatgtatttcaactcataatacaatatgattagtacctatacttaacaataataatacataatttgacatgacatgaataaaaataataacacaaagtTTAACATGGAATAAATAAAAAGCAGGTAagcggatgtcgctctgctgtacagtagctaggttataagtgggtcaatctataatagattgtattaaacttgaattcaatgatataatatcattgtatacgaaaaacgattctgagtggagatggtttgtcagtcttgattttttatattgttattatttattatagcctgtaagttgaattaataatattactagccGATTTTCAATAATTCGATTCGATGCAAGCTTGTACTTGATCTGCTCaaaaaaccaatggcaaccgataataaataaacacaaataatttctaCTGTTGACTGTAACCAATggtaactattaataaataaaaataaaatttataatgtaaacttcaatgtccctgtttgagcacctctttaaGGATACACGTCAATTGATCGTAAACAATTGATCGTGCGACAATTGACCGCAAACAATTGATCGCAAGCCAATTGACCGCAATTACAATTTACCGCACGACAATTGATCGGAAAATCAGGAATCTGAAtcagtaataatttttaatttgaatatataaatatattacattaaggtagatatttaataaaaatgttggtatataaaaatgaaacaaataaaactaacaattaaaaattatacataatatttttttaaataaaaagatttaatgaacctacatttaattaaatataaaaaataataataataaatacattaaggtaggtacctatataagtcacgtataatatataagaattaaacactaaatattaaacttgcaattgaaaattgtatgcaatGCCACGAAGAAAAtcttcaatatttgtataattgctataattggtacatatttttttgattttagccgCTCTATctcggtaaatttttttttttggaggctCATTGCCACCTACGTACTGCTCGATTTTGAATCTGTTTATGCTCTCTTCTTTTTTTAATGCATCTATAAACCGCCAAATTGAAGGATGCTTACCATTTATAAGTGATGTGAAACAATTGTGCCACCCTTCTATAGCATTATTTGTTGTAGCTAAATCTTGGATTACTCTCGAAAAACAATTCCATAATGTGATTGCATATATTTTGGCGGTTTTCTTTTTCCTCTCCTATCTAATTTTCCTACCCATGTATTTTCGAAATAATCCAACTGCGGCGCCAGTAGATCCTCATTATCTGTGTAGTAACTTGTAGCTAGTAGTGCATCATAACATTTAATTACATCTGCTTCTGGAATAAATGCTAATGCGGGTAGCATTCGAATTCTTAATGATAACTCTGGATCATTTCGATAAGTTGTCTGTAGGCCCAATTCTTGTACATGACGCCAAATGCATTGCGACATATGAAAAAAACAACCTTTTATCTCTGTATCACAAAACTCCATTTCGATAGCATTTAAAGCTGCTCTTTCATAATCTATCATAATACTTTTTGGATTTAAATTTGGTTtcagtgattttaaaatttcaaa
This genomic window from Metopolophium dirhodum isolate CAU chromosome 1, ASM1992520v1, whole genome shotgun sequence contains:
- the LOC132936839 gene encoding uncharacterized protein LOC132936839 codes for the protein MQVTSAVSAEMSSVNTLKRTIQRMRQKEEAAPANPSNFEFIIPDQYKYNSNGELFLKFDSGPTESRILIFITQQNLDFMSECDNWFCDGTFSVAPPIFSQLYTIHGVYYSNVIPSVYILLPDKKEKTFRHMFEILKSLKPNLNPKSIMIDYERAALNAIEMEFCDTEIKGCFFHMSQCIWRHVQELGLQTTYRNDPELSLRIRMLPALAFIPEADVIKCYDALLATSYYTDNEDLLAPQLDYFENTWVGKLDRRGKRKPPKYMQSHYGIVFRE